The genomic window ATCAGCGGTGCCAGCCCGACAGGGGCCTGGAGGCGCTCGTCGAGACCGAGGCGCAGCTCGGAGACGAAGGAGAGGTCGGGCCGGAAGCCGGTGAGGACGATGACCTCGTCGACCGCGTCCAGACGGCGTCCGTCCTCGGCCACCAGCACCAGCCGGCCGTCGGCGTCGCGTTCGACGGCCTCGGTACGGAAGCCTGTGACAGCGTCGGCGTGTCCGTCCTCCACCGCGGCCCTGGCGGCGAGGCCCAGCGCACCGCGTGCGGGGAGCTGGTCGGCCTCGCCACCACCGAAGGTGGAGCCGGAGATGCCGCGCCGCAGGATCCACACGGCATGCGTGTCCGGGGCGGTCTCGGCCAGGCCCGCCAGGGAGGCGAGGGCGGTGAAGGCGGAGGCGCCGGAGCCGATGACGGCAGTGCGCTTGCCCGCGTAACGCGCCCTGACGGCTGGGTCATCGAGGTCCGGGACGCGGTAGCGGACGCGGTCCGATGCGGTGCGCTCGCCGAGGGCGTGGAGGCCGTCGCCGCCGATCGGGCCGGGGGTGGACCAGGTGCCGGAGGCGTCGATGACCGCGCGGGCGGTGATCCGCTCCTCGGTGCCGTCGACGCCCCGGATGTGCACGGTGAAGGGCTGCTGTTCGCGGTCGGCGTCCACGACGCGATCGCGGCCGGCGCGGGAGACGCCGGTGACGAGGGCGCCGTAGCGGACGCGCTCGCCCAGCACGTCCGCCAGCGGCTGAAGGTACCGCTCGGCCCAGTCGCCTCCGGTCGGGTACGTCGCACCGTCAGGGCTGATCCAGCCCGTGGGGGCCAGGAGCTTCGCGGCCGCGGGGTCGACCACCTCGGCCCAGGTGGAGAAGAGCCGCACGTGACGCCACTCCCGCACGGCGGCACCTGCGGCGTCCCCCGCCTCCAGGACCAGGGGCTCCAGGCCCCGCCCGACGAGGTGTGCGGCAGCGGCCAGGCCGATCGGGCCGGCCCCGACGACCACGGTGGGCAGGACGTCGGTGGGCACCTCGGTAATCGGCTCGGTCACGGCGAATCCCCA from Streptomyces sp. FIT100 includes these protein-coding regions:
- a CDS encoding NAD(P)-binding domain-containing protein, with translation MTEPITEVPTDVLPTVVVGAGPIGLAAAAHLVGRGLEPLVLEAGDAAGAAVREWRHVRLFSTWAEVVDPAAAKLLAPTGWISPDGATYPTGGDWAERYLQPLADVLGERVRYGALVTGVSRAGRDRVVDADREQQPFTVHIRGVDGTEERITARAVIDASGTWSTPGPIGGDGLHALGERTASDRVRYRVPDLDDPAVRARYAGKRTAVIGSGASAFTALASLAGLAETAPDTHAVWILRRGISGSTFGGGEADQLPARGALGLAARAAVEDGHADAVTGFRTEAVERDADGRLVLVAEDGRRLDAVDEVIVLTGFRPDLSFVSELRLGLDERLQAPVGLAPLIDPNVHSCGTVYPHGVNELSHPEEGVYLVGMKSYGRAPTFLAMTGYEQVRSIAAALAGDREAAERVELTLPETGVCGGAGLFDEPETTRAGDDGGGCCAAPATLQIGIGAPAAVSGGC